From Methanofastidiosum sp., the proteins below share one genomic window:
- a CDS encoding glycosyltransferase family 4 protein — protein MDNREETKRIVFLIGSMGRGGAERVISILANSYAERGWKVDILMLLNSRCDYELNHNVNVIPICNENKSRIRQLPNWISSIRKYVIENKPDRIVSFIARINIITILSCIGLKQRIIVSERNDPTADGRSIFVRLATHLLYPFVDCVVFQTKWAQSCFSKRIQNKSVIIPNPIHVTGLASNTKEKKIVAVGRLVEQKNHAMLIRAFKKVHDNYPEYKLYIYGEGKLRDALVKQIKELGLTNAVFLPGNVSNIHEKIADAEMFVLSSNYEGLSNALLEAMMMGLPCISTDCAGSNEVIQNGENGILVRVGSEEELIEAIKLLISDYNIRSKISEGAVKSSTNFNADIIVKKWQEIIE, from the coding sequence ATGGATAATAGAGAGGAAACTAAAAGAATAGTATTTTTAATAGGTAGCATGGGAAGAGGAGGAGCAGAGAGAGTAATCTCTATTCTAGCAAATAGCTATGCAGAAAGAGGTTGGAAAGTTGATATATTAATGCTACTAAATAGCCGTTGTGATTATGAATTAAATCATAATGTCAATGTTATACCAATATGCAATGAGAATAAATCTAGAATTAGGCAATTGCCAAATTGGATATCTAGTATTCGAAAATATGTCATTGAAAACAAGCCAGATAGAATTGTTTCATTTATTGCACGCATTAATATTATTACTATACTATCTTGTATTGGCTTAAAACAACGAATAATAGTATCAGAACGGAACGATCCTACTGCAGATGGTAGGTCTATATTTGTACGGCTTGCGACACATTTACTTTATCCTTTTGTTGATTGCGTTGTATTTCAAACAAAATGGGCTCAGTCCTGTTTTTCTAAAAGAATACAGAACAAAAGTGTAATTATACCAAATCCTATTCATGTGACTGGATTAGCTTCAAATACGAAAGAAAAAAAGATAGTAGCTGTTGGACGCTTGGTGGAACAAAAAAACCATGCTATGTTAATTCGTGCGTTTAAAAAAGTACATGATAATTACCCAGAATATAAGTTATATATATATGGGGAAGGAAAATTACGAGATGCACTGGTAAAACAAATAAAGGAATTAGGGCTTACAAATGCTGTTTTTCTTCCTGGTAATGTATCCAATATCCACGAAAAGATAGCAGATGCTGAGATGTTTGTTCTATCCTCCAATTATGAGGGATTATCAAATGCCTTATTAGAGGCTATGATGATGGGGTTGCCCTGTATATCAACAGATTGCGCGGGGTCAAATGAGGTTATTCAAAATGGTGAGAATGGGATATTAGTGCGGGTTGGTTCAGAAGAAGAGCTTATAGAAGCAATTAAATTATTGATTTCTGATTATAACATTAGAAGTAAGATTTCGGAGGGTGCAGTAAAGTCATCTACGAATTTTAATGCTGATATTATAGTTAAAAAGTGGCAAGAAATAATTGAATAA